A stretch of Rhododendron vialii isolate Sample 1 chromosome 4a, ASM3025357v1 DNA encodes these proteins:
- the LOC131323734 gene encoding uncharacterized protein LOC131323734 encodes MTEQEFNQQHKEFLQASLESPMPWIGMYIAAASLVCSVAMAGDVIHGIRRKKLWFPSKYFTMNAASLTVLAVAMKLPVDLTTAMWGRKYSLAKLSSNVFMITVMGNFLISFASMKNNEIFMNIVAFGILLITIIVNNCIQMHTWGDVTDDDVFKTHIKFDIISMLVLFVTLNSLVLTIPTAKRYIELKYNELHETTCEVGKLEEIGKLTHQKLKEVVEKYWVMAETGSPQFVMALSVVTATSGPICLASALSLIRADILSKRDAYFYNIDGGIGSSYGWSISFILIIQYIGVVVGTIAPVCRWFIATSINCNNLFTNTHHKEFKLVETYWIQRLVDWKAAPLPFPIRSVKCKKVIGSAKILVLNVCIAVQVGIVVASKLVQLISIIITLPLFSCFYFCKRMKEDPESNASTNNRSLYPENTSPKLDLYVLQLEGEAKLPKIIMKNMCHELNQVIQMGKSKQPKNLTELLQKTNNNFKGVADFDKTNQVPKSWTMSVVNLTSIAIALPNIESYTVDRLISSVSEGLLYAGLVEESFSSKGDNRRNLKCVADLVWAGVELNRKWLDKDLRKLPLAGKTIEGTLQALIDITEKATFEFQRSVTERSKVLATNSMHKISQTILNDYKSNMDARTDGHLFEQLSIMIADILGASLSNLPRVVVKKCYHGAIEEREKSIKLAAHLLGETEEILEIIKHHQLPSLCGDRAAYIDEWHAYMMQKNPPAIIPSLNNEIVASSSGELHINVVE; translated from the coding sequence ATGACAGAACAAGAATTCAACCAACAGCATAAAGAATTCTTGCAAGCATCTCTTGAATCTCCTATGCCATGGATCGGCATGTATATTGCAGCAGCATCACTGGTCTGTTCCGTTGCCATGGCTGGAGATGTTATTCACGGAATCCGCCGGAAAAAACTTTGGTTCCCCAGTAAGTATTTCACCATGAATGCTGCTTCCCTCACTGTATTAGCTGTGGCAATGAAGCTTCCAGTGGATCTTACCACAGCCATGTGGGGCAGAAAATACTCGCTTGCGAAGCTTAGCAGCAATGTTTTCATGATTACGGTAATGGGAAACTTTCTAATCTCTTTCGCATCtatgaaaaataatgaaattttcatGAACATTGTGGCCTTCGGTATTCTGTTGATCACCATTATCGTAAATAATTGTATTCAAATGCATACCTGGGGAGATGTGACAGACGATGATGTGTTCAAGACACATAtaaaatttgatattatttCCATGCTTGTGTTGTTTGTGACACTGAATTCCTTAGTTTTGACAATTCCCACCGCTAAAAGATATATAGAATTGAAGTATAATGAATTGCACGAAACTACTTGTGAGGTGGGGAAGTTAGAGGAAATAGGAAAGCTAACACATCAGAAACTGAAAGAAGTGGTCGAGAAATACTGGGTGATGGCAGAAACCGGAAGCCCCCAATTTGTGATGGCTCTTTCTGTGGTCACGGCTACTTCAGGGCCAATCTGTCTGGCCTCTGCACTTTCTTTAATTAGAGCAGATATTTTATCGAAGCGTGATGCGTACTTCTATAATATTGATGGGGGGATTGGTTCAAGTTATGGTTGGTCAATCtcatttattttaataattcaGTATATTGGCGTGGTTGTGGGTACTATTGCCCCGGTATGTAGATGGTTTATTGCCACTAGCATCAACTGCAACAACCTATTTACCAACACCCATCACAAAGAGTTCAAATTAGTAGAAACCTATTGGATCCAAAGGTTGGTTGATTGGAAAGCGGCACCCTTACCCTTTCCAATTCGCTCTGTGAAATGCAAAAAAGTGATTGGGAGTGCAAAAATTCTTGTTCTGAACGTATGCATAGCTGTCCAGGTTGGTATTGTGGTAGCAAGTAAATTGGTTCAGTTAATCTCTATCATCATCACACTCCCATTGTtctcatgtttctacttttgcAAGAGGATGAAGGAGGACCCTGAGTCCAATGCATCAACAAATAACAGAAGTTTATACCCAGAAAATACGAGTCCAAAGTTGGATCTTTATGTCCTACAACTTGAAGGTGAGGCAAAGTTGCCCAAAATTATTATGAAGAATATGTGTCATGAGCTGAATCAAGTGATACAGATGGGCAAAAGTAAGCAGCCAAAAAATCTAACCGAGCTTTTACAAAAAACCAACAACAACTTCAAGGGGGTTGCAGATTTTGACAAAACCAACCAGGTTCCGAAAAGTTGGACTATGTCTGTGGTGAATTTAACCAGCATCGCCATTGCACTCCCTAACATTGAAAGTTATACGGTGGACCGATTGATAAGTAGTGTGAGTGAAGGCCTTTTGTATGCCGGCCTTGTAGAGGAAAGCTTCAGTTCTAAAGGAGATAATAGGCGGAACTTGAAATGTGTAGCAGATCTCGTGTGGGCAGGAGTTGAACTTAATCGCAAGTGGCTGGATAAGGATCTTCGAAAATTACCTCTAGCAGGAAAAACCATCGAGGGGACTCTTCAAGCCCTAATTGATATTACTGAAAAGGCTACATTTGAGTTCCAAAGAAGCGTGACCGAACGTTCTAAAGTTCTAGCTACTAATTCAATGCACAAAATTAGCCAAACCATATTGAATGACTATAAAAGTAACATGGATGCGCGCACGGATGGGCACTTGTTCGAGCAACTATCCATCATGATTGCCGATATTTTGGGAGCTAGCCTTTCAAATTTGCCGCGTGTTGTAGTAAAAAAATGTTATCATGGCGCCATAGAGGAAAGGGAGAAGAGTATCAAGCTCGCGGCTCATCTTTTGGGTGAAACTGAAGAGATTTTGGAAATCATTAAACACCATCAACTCCCGAGCTTATGTGGGGATCGAGCTGCGTATATTGATGAGTGGCACGCTTACATGATGCAAAAGAACCCTCCTGCTATTATTCCTTCATTAAACAATGAGATAGTGGCTTCCAGTTCTGGTGAGTTGCATATAAATGTTGTTGAGTGA
- the LOC131323735 gene encoding protein FAR-RED IMPAIRED RESPONSE 1-like → MDDYNFSISDSWSFENDVRSEESISHNSRDYTPEFTTDQIFETREDMLAWARSVGLKYGIVVVILNSAKLKGGKLPKCILGCERGGKYEPPRYLVDAIAHFNCEGHKYPSRLKPIEKQFVVDMANNIAPREILNILKQKDLSNTTGIKSVYNTIFANKAAKLDSLTPIQYVIRQLLKKDYLHQFLTNSDTNEITDIIWVHPMSLELSVNFLSVLIIDATYKTNEYRKSLLEVMGITSTWRTYSLMFTYLSNEREETLTWALDNLKNWMLQKGASMLLVFVSDRNLALMNAIEACFPTTRHILCIWHINQCVMKNCSRVLGPEWKRFITSWHSLINSSTPSSFEQKWQAMCDDFRQFPNVITYLCQTWLRSYKERFVSAWTDTYMHLESNSSQRAESAHAKAKAIFGRYHVIVTNIF, encoded by the exons ATGGATGattacaacttttcaatttcagatagttggtcatTTGAGAATGATGTTCGTAGTGAGGAAAGCATCTCCCACAATAGTCGCGATTATACACCAGAATTTACTACCGACCAG atttttgaaactAGAGAAGATATGTTAGCTTGGGCGCGGAGCGTTGGTCTAAAATATGGTATTGTGGTGGTTATTTTAAATTCTGCTAAGTTAAAAGGCGGCAAATTGCCGAAGTGCATTCTTGGTTgtgaaagaggaggaaagtacGAACCGCCACGGTATCTGGTTGATGCGATTGCCCATTTCAACTGCGAg GGCCACAAGTACCCGTCAAGGCTAAAACCaatagagaaacaatttgtggtcgACATGGCCAACAACATTGCGCCTCGTGAGATTcttaatattttgaagcaaaaagacCTGTCAAACACTACGGGAATCAAGAGCGTTTATAACACCATTTTTGCAAACAAAGCAGCCAAACTGGACAGTCTAACTCCTATTCAGTATGTCATACGTCAATTACTTAAGAAAGATTACCTCCATCAATTTCTTACAAATTCGGATACTaacgaaatcacagatattaTTTGGGTTCATCCTATGAGTCTAGAGCTATCTGTCAACTTTCTGTCTGTACTGATCATTGACGCCACGTACAAGACCAATGAGTATCGAAAATCACTATTGGAGGTTatgggtatcacatccacatggCGAACTTACTCGCTTATGTTCACTTATCTtagtaatgagagagaagagacattGACATGGGCATTGGATAACTTAAAAAACTGGATGCTTCAAAAAGGGGCGTCGATGCTATTGGTGTTTGTTTCAGATCGGAATTTAGCGCTTATGAACGCCATTGAAGCATGTTTCCCTACGACACGTCACATCTtgtgtatttggcacataaatcaGTGCGTTATGAAGAACTGCAGCCGTGTGCTTGGTCCGGAATGGAAGCGCTTCATCACGTCATGGCACTCGCTTATCAATTCATCTACACCTTCGTCTTTCGAACAGAAGTGGCAAGCCATGTGCGATGATTTTCGCCAGTTCCCGAATGTCATAACTTACCTGTGCCAAACATGGTTAAGGTCGTACAAAGAGCGGTTTGTTTCAGCATGGACAGATACATATATGCACCTCGAaagcaattcaagtcaaag GGCAGAGTCTGCACATGCGAAGGCTAAAGCTATATTTGGGAGATACCATGTCATCGTTacaaacatcttttga
- the LOC131323736 gene encoding uncharacterized protein LOC131323736, which yields MLKNQFGKIKKSFEKSLNIPRHKQLRDDIFDQLRCRISLEAMEFIHDQLETALEVSPHIVGYCNCTIKITHGLPCMHNLTYYRSISTPIPLWSIHAHWTRLSMHATEFNEEGARPNMTSQVVEILDGMDPPMREHIIDMIIDMADPSRSTVRPPSYNKHRGRPIGRDEQSTRRIPSFLEASTSGSKTATSRRYISHTVDVLGDGHCGLRAIAALIGYSENDWSRFKPTAPKDHWMEAMTLGVVIATRYNHVLHTFDEDVCGCFTHLPLRSPPVPVEYRREIVVARVNNNHFVQIFLEPHYPVPPIPTWWEENSSDEAKGWAASYGTRLLLWYEVMGISTPRATFGGDID from the exons atgttgaaaaatcagttcggGAAAATTAAGAAGTCGTTCGAGAAATCATTGAACATTCCACGCCACAAACAATTACGTGACGACATTTTTGATCAGTTAAGGTGTCGcatttcattagaggcaatggagTTCATACATGATCAGCTAGAAACCGCTTTAGAAGTATCTCCCCACATTGTTGGCTATTGCAACTGTACGATCAAAATCacacacggattgccatgcatgcacaatCTTACATATTATCGTTCCATTTCCACTCCAATTCCGCTATGGAGTATCCACGCTCATTGGACTAGGTTGTCTATGCACGCAACCGAGTTTAATGAGGAGGGAGCACGACCTAACATGACATCTCAGGTCGTTGAGATATTAGATGGGATGGATCCACCTATGCGAGAGCATATCATAGACATGATTATCGATATGGCTGATCCATCTCGTAGCACAGTTCGACCTCCATCGTACAACAAACATAGAGGTCGACCTATAGGTAGAGATGAGCAGAGTACACGTCGCATCCCTTCTTTCTTAGAAGCATCCACTTCAGGATCAAAGACTGCAACATcgcga CGTTATATTTCCCACACTGTTGACGTGCTTGGTGATGGTCATTGTGGATTAAGGGCGATAGCTGCACTAATCGGGTATAGTGAAAATGATTGGAGTCGA TTCAAGCCTACAGCACCAAAGGATCATTGGATGGAAGCCATGACTTTGGGAGTTGTCATCGCAACAAGGTACAACCAtgtactgcatacatttgatgaggatgtttgcggttgttttactcatttgCCATTGAGATCCCCTCCAGTTCCAGTCGAATACCGCCGAGAAATTGTTGTTGCCCGTGTTAACAACAATCACTTTGTGCAAATTTTCTTAGAACCTCATTACCCCGTACCACCCATCCCAACATGGTGGGAGGAGAATTCATCGGACGAAGCTAAAGGATGGGCTGCCAGTTATGGAACACGTTTGCTATTGTGGTATGAAGTAATGGGTATAAGCACGCCGAGAGCAacatttggaggagatattgattaa